A region of Bos javanicus breed banteng chromosome 17, ARS-OSU_banteng_1.0, whole genome shotgun sequence DNA encodes the following proteins:
- the PRKAB1 gene encoding 5'-AMP-activated protein kinase subunit beta-1, with product MGNTSSERAALDRQGGHKTPRRDSSGGSKDGDRPKILMDSPEDADLFHSEEIKAPEKEEFLAWQHDLEVNDKAPAQARPTVFRWTGGGKEVYLSGSFNNWSKLPLTRSHNNFVAILDLPEGEHQYKFFVDGQWTHDPSEPVVTSQLGTVNNVIQVKKTDFEVFDALMVDSQKCSDVSELSSSPPGPYHQEPYISKPEERFKAPPILPPHLLQVILNKDTGISCDPALLPEPNHVMLNHLYALSIKDGVMVLSATHRYKKKYVTTLLYKPI from the exons ATGGGCAACACGAGCAGCGAGCGCGCTGCGCTGGACCGGCAGGGCGGCCACAAGACACCCCGAAGGGACAGCTCCGGGGGCTCCAAGGATGGAGACAGGCCCAAGATCCTGATGGACAGCCCCGAAGACGCCGACCTCTTTCACTCTGAGGAAATCAAG GCTCCAGAGAAGGAGGAGTTCCTGGCCTGGCAGCACGATCTGGAAGTGAACGACAAAGCTCCCGCCCAGGCTCGGCCAACTGTTTTTCGATGGACGGGGGGTGGAAAGGAAGTTTACTTGTCTGGGTCCTTCAACAACTGGAGTAAACTTCCCCTCACAAGAAG CCACAATAACTTTGTAGCCATCCTGGATCTGCCGGAAGGAGAGCATCAGTACAAGTTCTTTGTGGATGGTCAGTGGACACACGACCCTTCCGAG CCAGTAGTCACCAGCCAGCTTGGCACAGTCAACAACGTCATTCAGGTGAAGAAAACTGACTTTGAAGTGTTTGACGCTTTAATGGTGGATTCCCAAAAGTGCTCCGACGTGTCTG AGTTGTCCAGTTCCCCACCCGGACCCTATCATCAGGAGCCCTATATCTCGAAACCAGAGGAGCGGTTTAAAGCGCCTCCCATCCTCCCACCACATCTCCTCCAAGTCATCCTAAACAAGGACACGGGCATTTCC TGTGATCCAGCTTTGCTCCCTGAGCCCAACCACGTCATGTTGAACCACCTCTATGCGCTCTCCATCAAG GATGGAGTGATGGTGCTCAGCGCGACCCACCGGTACAAGAAAAAATACGTCACCACCTTGTTATACAAACCCATATGA